The following are from one region of the Myxocyprinus asiaticus isolate MX2 ecotype Aquarium Trade chromosome 2, UBuf_Myxa_2, whole genome shotgun sequence genome:
- the LOC127411074 gene encoding histone H2B-like — protein MPEPAKSAPKKGSKKAVTKTAGKGGKKRRKSRKESYAIYVYKVLKQVHPDTGISSKAMGIMNSFVNDIFERIGGEASRLAHYNKRSTITSREIQTAVRLLLPGELAKHAVSEGTKAVTKYTSSK, from the coding sequence ATGCCTGAACCAGCTAAATCCGCACCGAAGAAAGGATCCAAGAAGGCCGTCACAAAGACCGCCGGTAAGGGAGGAAAGAAGcgcaggaagtccaggaaggagaGTTACGCTATCTACGTGTATAAAGTCCTGAAACAGGTTCATCCTGACACCGGGATCTCTTCCAAGGCGATGGGAATCATGAACTCTTTCGTCAACGACATCTTCGAGCGCATCGGCGGTGAAGCGTCTCGTCTCGCTCACTACAACAAGCGCTCCACCATCACATCGAGAGAGATCCAGACCGCCGTGCGTCTGCTGCTGCCCGGTGAACTGGCCAAACACGCCGTGTCTGAGGGCACAAAGGCCGTCACCAAATACACCAGCTCCAAGTAA